A stretch of Thermococcus bergensis DNA encodes these proteins:
- a CDS encoding M42 family metallopeptidase encodes MVDYELLKKIVEAPGVTGYEFMGVRDVVIEALKDYVDEIKVDKLGNVIAHKKGDGPKVMIAGHMDQIGLMVTHIEKNGFLRVAPIGGIDPRTLIAQRFKVWIDKDKFIYGVGGSVPPHIQKPEERTKAPDWDQIFIDIGAESKEEAEEMGVKIGTVITWDGRLERLGKHRFVSIAFDDRIAVYTLVETARQLKESNADIYFVATVQEEVGLRGAKTSAFGIDPDYGFAIDVTIAADVPGTPEHKQVTQLGKGTAIKIMDRSVICHPTIVRWMEELAKKYEIPYQWDILLGGGTDAGAIHLNKAGVPTGAISIPSRYIHSNAEVVDERDVDASVKLMVKILEHIHELEI; translated from the coding sequence ATGGTGGACTACGAGCTGTTAAAGAAGATAGTCGAAGCTCCTGGAGTTACTGGCTATGAGTTCATGGGAGTTAGAGACGTTGTCATTGAAGCGCTAAAGGATTACGTTGATGAGATCAAAGTCGACAAGCTCGGAAACGTTATTGCCCACAAGAAGGGCGACGGCCCAAAAGTGATGATTGCTGGTCATATGGATCAAATAGGTCTTATGGTAACCCACATTGAAAAGAACGGTTTCTTGAGGGTTGCCCCAATAGGCGGAATAGATCCAAGAACGTTGATTGCCCAGCGCTTCAAGGTCTGGATTGACAAGGACAAGTTCATCTACGGAGTTGGTGGAAGTGTTCCACCACACATCCAAAAGCCAGAAGAAAGGACAAAGGCTCCAGATTGGGATCAGATTTTCATTGACATAGGGGCTGAATCAAAGGAAGAAGCCGAAGAGATGGGCGTTAAGATTGGAACCGTGATTACATGGGATGGAAGGCTCGAGAGGCTTGGCAAGCACCGCTTTGTTAGCATTGCATTTGACGATAGAATAGCTGTCTACACCCTCGTTGAGACCGCAAGGCAACTTAAAGAGTCAAACGCTGACATCTACTTCGTGGCAACAGTTCAAGAGGAAGTCGGGCTTAGGGGAGCAAAGACAAGCGCTTTTGGCATTGACCCCGACTACGGATTTGCCATAGATGTAACAATCGCTGCCGATGTCCCAGGCACTCCAGAGCACAAGCAGGTTACCCAGCTCGGCAAGGGAACGGCAATAAAGATAATGGACCGCTCAGTTATATGCCACCCAACAATAGTTAGATGGATGGAAGAGCTTGCCAAGAAGTACGAGATACCCTACCAGTGGGACATTCTCCTCGGCGGAGGAACTGATGCTGGTGCAATACACCTCAACAAGGCGGGTGTTCCAACTGGGGCAATAAGCATTCCCTCAAGGTACATCCACTCGAACGCAGAAGTTGTGGATGAGAGGGACGTAGATGCAAGCGTTAAGCTCATGGTGAAGATCCTTGAGCACATACACGAGCTTGAAATCTGA